A stretch of the Pseudomonas sp. ACM7 genome encodes the following:
- a CDS encoding HAD-IA family hydrolase, with translation MNAPLNEFGPIKAVIFDMDGLLLDTEGIYTEVTSMIAARYGRVFDWSVKQNIIGRGAGDLARYVVEALDLPITAEEFLVIREPLMRERFPTALAMPGAQELVRHLKANNIPIAVGTSSSRQSFGQKTTLHRDWFALFDFIVTADDPEVGAAKPAPDIFLTAARRLGVAPEDCLVFEDSPFGVTAAKAAGMTAIAIPDAAMADEKYAHADGILRTLKAFRPSAFGLPALEWA, from the coding sequence ATGAATGCACCACTGAATGAATTCGGCCCGATCAAGGCCGTGATTTTCGATATGGACGGCTTGTTGCTGGACACCGAGGGCATTTACACCGAAGTCACGTCGATGATTGCCGCGCGTTACGGTCGTGTCTTCGACTGGAGCGTCAAACAGAACATCATCGGCCGTGGCGCGGGTGATCTGGCGCGTTATGTGGTTGAGGCGCTGGACCTGCCGATCACCGCCGAAGAGTTCCTGGTGATCCGCGAACCGCTGATGCGCGAGCGTTTTCCTACAGCGCTGGCGATGCCTGGCGCACAGGAGCTGGTTCGGCATCTGAAGGCGAACAACATTCCGATCGCGGTGGGCACCAGTTCTTCGCGTCAGTCGTTCGGCCAGAAAACCACCTTGCACCGCGACTGGTTCGCACTGTTCGATTTCATCGTGACGGCCGATGATCCGGAAGTCGGCGCGGCCAAACCGGCGCCGGACATTTTCCTCACGGCGGCGCGGCGCCTGGGTGTTGCGCCTGAGGATTGCCTGGTGTTCGAGGATTCGCCGTTCGGTGTCACGGCGGCGAAAGCGGCAGGAATGACCGCGATTGCGATCCCGGATGCGGCGATGGCTGATGAAAAATACGCACACGCCGATGGCATTCTTCGTACGCTGAAGGCGTTCAGACCGAGCGCATTCGGCCTGCCGGCGCTTGAATGGGCTTGA
- a CDS encoding 3-oxoacyl-ACP reductase family protein: MTTQNLSGKVALIQGGSRGIGAAIVKRLAAEGATVAFTYVSSTAKAEELQNSITGNGGKALAIKADSADAEAIRNAVTATVKAFGRLDILVNNAGVLAVAPLEDFKLEDFDQTLAINVRSVFIATQAAAKHMTEGGRIINIGSTNADRMPFAGGGPYAMSKSALVGLTKGLARDLGPRGITINNVQPGPVDTDMNPASGDFAESLIPLMAVGRYGKAEEIASFVAYLVGPEAGYITGASLTIDGGFGA; this comes from the coding sequence ATGACTACTCAGAACCTCAGCGGCAAAGTGGCTTTGATTCAAGGCGGATCCCGCGGTATCGGCGCCGCCATCGTCAAACGCCTGGCCGCTGAAGGCGCGACAGTCGCCTTCACCTACGTCAGCTCCACGGCCAAAGCCGAAGAATTGCAAAACAGCATCACCGGTAACGGCGGCAAAGCCCTCGCCATCAAGGCTGACAGCGCCGACGCCGAGGCCATCCGCAACGCCGTGACCGCCACCGTAAAAGCCTTTGGCCGCCTGGACATTCTGGTCAACAACGCTGGCGTGCTGGCCGTTGCACCGCTGGAAGATTTCAAACTCGAAGACTTCGACCAGACCCTCGCGATCAACGTGCGCAGCGTATTCATCGCCACCCAGGCCGCAGCCAAACACATGACAGAAGGCGGTCGCATCATCAACATCGGAAGCACCAACGCCGACCGCATGCCCTTTGCCGGTGGTGGCCCATACGCCATGAGCAAGTCGGCGCTAGTCGGCCTGACCAAAGGCCTGGCGCGCGACCTCGGCCCGCGTGGCATCACCATCAACAACGTGCAGCCGGGCCCGGTCGACACTGACATGAACCCGGCCAGTGGCGACTTCGCCGAAAGCCTGATCCCGTTGATGGCAGTGGGTCGTTACGGCAAAGCGGAAGAAATCGCCAGTTTCGTCGCCTACCTCGTGGGGCCGGAAGCCGGCTACATCACCGGTGCCAGCCTGACCATCGACGGTGGTTTCGGCGCCTGA
- a CDS encoding LysR family transcriptional regulator, which produces METFSSIECFVRSAEVGSFAEAARRLSLTPAAVGKSVAKLEARLGVRLFQRSTRSLTLTEAGHVFLGEVSSSLHTIQNAVANLASAEGLPAGTLKVSMGTVFGRLYIVPLLGEFLRRFPAINPDWHFDNRQVDLIAQGFDAAIGGGFELPQGVVARKLTPAHRVLVASADYLAGREVIAEPDDLKHHDGILIRSPQTGRVRSWQLTSRTQQHSPLTLKARMTMSDSEAACATAAQGLGIALVSMPFAVGYLEAGTLQRVLPDWYVDDGNISIYYAEHKLLPGKTRAFVDFIIEQFAEQGLGQRFSAL; this is translated from the coding sequence ATGGAAACCTTCAGCAGTATCGAATGCTTCGTGCGCAGTGCCGAGGTCGGCAGCTTCGCCGAAGCCGCGCGTCGCCTGAGTCTGACCCCGGCGGCGGTGGGCAAGAGCGTCGCCAAACTTGAGGCGCGGCTGGGTGTGCGGCTGTTTCAGCGCAGCACTCGCAGCCTGACGCTGACTGAAGCGGGTCATGTTTTTCTCGGCGAAGTGAGTTCCAGTCTTCACACGATCCAGAATGCCGTGGCCAATCTGGCCAGCGCCGAGGGGCTACCAGCGGGGACGTTGAAGGTCAGCATGGGCACGGTGTTTGGGCGTTTGTACATCGTGCCGTTGCTCGGGGAGTTTCTGCGGCGCTTTCCGGCGATCAACCCGGACTGGCATTTCGATAACCGTCAGGTTGATCTGATCGCTCAGGGGTTCGATGCGGCGATTGGTGGGGGATTCGAGCTGCCGCAGGGGGTGGTGGCGCGCAAGCTGACCCCGGCGCATCGGGTGTTGGTCGCTTCAGCCGACTATCTTGCAGGGCGTGAGGTGATTGCCGAGCCCGATGATCTCAAACATCATGATGGCATCCTGATTCGATCGCCACAGACAGGTCGTGTGCGTTCCTGGCAATTGACCAGTCGCACCCAGCAACACAGCCCGCTGACGCTCAAGGCGCGGATGACCATGAGTGATTCGGAGGCGGCCTGCGCCACGGCCGCCCAAGGATTGGGCATTGCGCTGGTGAGCATGCCGTTTGCCGTGGGCTATCTGGAGGCCGGGACCTTGCAGCGGGTGCTGCCGGACTGGTATGTCGACGATGGCAACATTTCGATCTATTACGCGGAGCACAAACTGCTGCCCGGCAAGACCCGGGCGTTTGTGGATTTCATCATTGAGCAGTTTGCGGAGCAGGGGTTGGGGCAGCGGTTTAGTGCGCTCTGA
- a CDS encoding aspartate/glutamate racemase family protein → MRILVVNVNTTESITQAIARSAQSVAAPGTEIIGLTPYFGADSIEGNFESYLAAIAVIDRVMSYDQPFDAVIQAGYGEHGREGLQELLNVPVVDITDAAASTAMFLGHAYSVVTTLDRTVPLIEDRLKLSGLWDRCASVRASGLAVLELESDPERALEAIIRQAELAVLEDKAEVICLGCGGMAGLDEQIRQRTGVPVVDGVTAAVTIAESLVRLGLSTSKVRTYATPRPKKIIGWPGRFGR, encoded by the coding sequence ATGCGAATTCTCGTGGTCAACGTCAACACCACCGAGTCCATCACCCAGGCCATCGCCCGTTCGGCTCAGTCCGTGGCCGCGCCGGGCACGGAAATCATCGGCCTGACGCCCTACTTCGGTGCTGACTCCATCGAAGGCAATTTCGAAAGTTACCTGGCCGCTATCGCGGTGATAGACCGGGTGATGTCCTACGACCAACCCTTCGATGCCGTGATCCAGGCCGGTTACGGTGAACACGGCCGCGAGGGTTTGCAGGAGTTGCTCAACGTGCCGGTGGTGGACATCACCGATGCGGCGGCCAGCACGGCAATGTTCCTCGGCCATGCCTACTCGGTGGTCACCACGCTGGACCGCACCGTGCCGCTGATCGAGGATCGCCTCAAACTGTCCGGACTCTGGGACCGTTGCGCGTCTGTGCGGGCCAGTGGCTTGGCGGTGCTGGAACTGGAATCCGATCCTGAGCGTGCGCTGGAGGCAATTATTCGTCAGGCAGAATTGGCGGTACTGGAAGACAAGGCGGAGGTGATTTGCCTGGGCTGCGGGGGGATGGCCGGGCTGGATGAACAGATTCGGCAGCGCACTGGCGTGCCGGTGGTGGATGGCGTGACGGCGGCGGTGACCATCGCCGAGTCGTTGGTGCGGTTGGGCTTGTCGACATCCAAGGTGCGGACTTATGCGACGCCGCGGCCGAAGAAAATTATTGGCTGGCCCGGGCGTTTCGGGCGGTAG
- a CDS encoding NCS1 family nucleobase:cation symporter-1 — protein sequence MRTSLSNNNIALDLPSFPPTSPPHDQTFQEPVVLSPRLHNKDLAPTKAEGRRWGRYSIFALWTNDVHNIANYSFAIGLYALGLGGWQILLSLGIGAALVYCFMNLSGYMGQKTGVPFPVISRISFGIHGAQIPALIRAVIAIAWFGIQTYLASVVFRVLLIAVHPGFADYDHNSILGLSSLGWVCFVAIWFVQLAILAYGMEMVRRYEAFAGPVILLTVAALAGWMYFQANATIAWSIREPLTGGEMWRNIFAGGALWLSIYGTLILNFCDFARSSPCRKTIKVGNFWGLPVNILVFASITVLLCGAQFQINGRIIESPTEIIASIPNTFFLVLGCLAFLIVTVAVNIMANFVAPAFVLSNLAPKYLTFRRAGLISATIAVLILPWNLYNSPLVIVYFLSGLGALLGPLYGVIMVDYWLVRKGQVNVPQLYSEDPNGAYYYSRGVNLRAVAAFIPAALIAIVLALVPGFDSVSPFSWLIGAGIAGMLYLIIAKRQPHYADVSGEAIAVDNVSH from the coding sequence ATGCGTACTAGCCTCTCCAATAACAACATCGCGCTGGATCTGCCCTCCTTCCCACCCACTTCACCCCCTCACGACCAAACGTTTCAAGAACCCGTCGTACTCAGCCCTCGCCTGCACAACAAGGACCTGGCGCCGACCAAGGCCGAAGGTCGACGCTGGGGCCGCTACAGCATCTTCGCCCTGTGGACCAACGACGTTCACAACATCGCCAATTACTCATTCGCCATCGGGCTGTATGCCCTCGGACTGGGCGGCTGGCAAATCCTGCTGTCCCTGGGGATCGGCGCGGCGTTGGTGTATTGCTTCATGAACCTCTCCGGCTACATGGGGCAAAAGACCGGCGTGCCGTTTCCTGTCATCAGCCGGATCAGTTTCGGCATTCACGGGGCGCAAATTCCTGCATTGATCCGCGCCGTTATCGCCATCGCCTGGTTCGGAATTCAAACCTACCTGGCCTCGGTGGTCTTTCGGGTGCTGCTGATCGCGGTTCATCCCGGCTTCGCGGACTACGACCACAACTCGATCCTCGGTCTATCGAGCCTGGGCTGGGTGTGCTTCGTGGCGATCTGGTTCGTGCAACTGGCGATTCTCGCCTATGGCATGGAAATGGTGCGGCGCTACGAGGCGTTCGCCGGGCCAGTGATTCTGCTGACCGTCGCCGCCCTCGCCGGGTGGATGTACTTTCAGGCCAACGCGACCATCGCCTGGTCGATCCGCGAACCGCTGACCGGCGGCGAGATGTGGCGCAACATCTTTGCCGGTGGTGCGTTGTGGCTGTCGATCTACGGCACGCTGATCCTCAACTTCTGCGACTTCGCCCGTTCTTCGCCGTGCCGCAAGACCATCAAGGTCGGCAATTTCTGGGGCCTGCCGGTGAATATTCTGGTGTTCGCCAGCATCACCGTCCTGCTCTGTGGCGCGCAATTTCAGATCAATGGCCGGATTATCGAAAGCCCGACCGAGATCATCGCCTCGATTCCCAACACCTTCTTTCTGGTGCTCGGTTGCCTGGCGTTCCTGATCGTCACCGTGGCGGTGAACATCATGGCCAACTTCGTCGCACCGGCCTTCGTACTGAGCAACCTGGCGCCCAAATACCTGACGTTTCGCCGCGCCGGCCTGATCAGCGCGACCATCGCGGTGCTGATCCTGCCGTGGAACCTCTACAACAGCCCCCTGGTGATCGTGTATTTCCTGTCCGGCCTCGGCGCCCTGCTCGGCCCTTTGTACGGGGTGATCATGGTCGACTACTGGCTCGTACGAAAAGGTCAGGTCAACGTGCCGCAGTTGTACAGCGAAGACCCTAACGGCGCTTATTACTACAGCCGCGGAGTCAATTTACGCGCCGTCGCGGCGTTCATTCCTGCCGCGCTGATCGCTATCGTCCTGGCGCTGGTACCGGGCTTCGACAGCGTATCGCCCTTCTCCTGGCTGATTGGTGCCGGGATTGCCGGGATGCTCTACCTGATCATCGCCAAACGGCAGCCCCATTACGCAGACGTCAGCGGTGAAGCCATCGCCGTCGATAACGTCAGCCATTAA
- a CDS encoding phosphoadenylyl-sulfate reductase, whose product MSPSFDVVELATTYANKSAQDILKLAFAEFGDDLWISFSGAEDVVLVDMAWKLNKNVKVFSLDTGRLHPETYRFIDQVREHYKIDIELVSPDYTKLEPFVKEKGLFSFYKDGHGECCGIRKIEPLRRKLSGVTAWATGQRRDQSPGTRSAVAVLEIDTAFSTPERTLYKFNPLAQMTSEEIWGYIRMLELPYNSLHERGFISIGCEPCTRPVLPNQHEREGRWWWEEATQKECGLHAGNIISKSKA is encoded by the coding sequence ATGAGCCCATCGTTCGATGTCGTGGAACTCGCCACGACCTATGCCAACAAATCCGCCCAGGACATCCTGAAACTCGCGTTCGCCGAGTTTGGCGATGACCTGTGGATATCTTTCAGCGGCGCCGAAGACGTGGTGCTGGTAGACATGGCCTGGAAGCTGAACAAGAACGTCAAAGTGTTCAGCCTCGACACTGGCCGCTTGCACCCCGAGACCTATCGCTTCATCGATCAGGTGCGTGAGCACTACAAGATCGACATCGAACTGGTGTCGCCGGACTACACCAAGCTCGAACCTTTCGTGAAGGAAAAAGGCCTGTTCAGTTTCTACAAGGACGGCCATGGCGAATGCTGCGGCATCCGCAAGATCGAGCCACTACGTCGCAAGCTCTCCGGTGTGACGGCCTGGGCCACCGGTCAGCGCCGGGATCAGAGCCCTGGAACACGCAGCGCCGTCGCCGTGCTGGAAATCGACACCGCGTTCTCCACCCCAGAACGCACCCTGTACAAATTCAACCCACTGGCGCAAATGACCAGTGAAGAGATCTGGGGCTACATCCGCATGCTGGAGCTGCCGTACAACAGCCTGCATGAGCGCGGGTTCATCAGCATCGGCTGCGAACCCTGCACCCGCCCGGTGTTACCAAACCAGCACGAGCGCGAAGGTCGTTGGTGGTGGGAAGAAGCGACGCAGAAAGAATGCGGGCTGCATGCGGGCAACATCATCAGCAAATCCAAGGCGTAA
- the thrH gene encoding bifunctional phosphoserine phosphatase/homoserine phosphotransferase ThrH produces MEIACLDLEGVLVPEIWIAFAEKTGIESLRATTRDIPDYDVLMKQRLRILDEHGLKLTDIQEVIATLKPLEGAIEFVNWLRERFQVVILSDTFYEFSQPLMRQLGFPTLLCHRLITDDSGRVTSYQLRQKDPKRQSVLAFKSLYYRVIAAGDSYNDTTMLGEADAGILFHAPDNVIREFPQFPAVHSFEELKQEFIKASNRALSL; encoded by the coding sequence GTGGAAATTGCCTGTCTGGATCTTGAAGGTGTGCTGGTCCCGGAAATCTGGATCGCCTTCGCCGAAAAAACCGGGATCGAGTCCCTCAGGGCTACCACCCGGGACATCCCCGACTACGACGTGCTAATGAAGCAGCGTCTGCGGATTCTCGACGAGCACGGCTTGAAACTCACCGACATCCAGGAAGTGATCGCCACGCTGAAGCCGCTGGAAGGCGCCATCGAGTTTGTCAACTGGCTGCGTGAGCGCTTTCAGGTGGTGATTCTGTCGGACACATTCTATGAGTTCTCCCAGCCGTTGATGCGTCAACTGGGCTTCCCGACCTTGCTCTGCCATCGTCTGATTACTGACGATTCCGGTCGGGTGACGAGCTATCAGTTGCGTCAGAAAGATCCCAAGCGCCAGTCGGTTTTGGCCTTCAAGAGCCTTTACTACCGGGTGATCGCGGCGGGGGATTCCTACAACGACACCACGATGTTGGGTGAGGCAGATGCAGGGATTCTGTTCCATGCGCCGGACAATGTGATTCGCGAGTTTCCGCAGTTCCCGGCGGTGCATAGTTTTGAAGAGCTGAAGCAGGAATTCATCAAGGCTTCGAATCGGGCGTTGAGTTTGTAG